One segment of Dolichospermum sp. DET69 DNA contains the following:
- a CDS encoding phycobilisome rod-core linker polypeptide, whose product MALPLLQYNPSSQNHRVGSFGVADQNEDTPYIYRIEDVSSYTDMTNIIWAAYRQVFSEHEILKFNRQGTLESQLKNGSLSVRDFIRGLAKSEAFYRLVVSVNNNYRLVDITLKRLLGRCAYNKKEEIAWSIVIGTKGFSGFVDALIDSEEYNQNFGENTVPYQRKRFVDRPFNLVTPRYGSDFQETAGTVKTDWRFTLENFYSAKAKEKRMAEGDPRKFAAMAASVSGKGNYAQKLSSFDIDYLNAVPYRGRR is encoded by the coding sequence ATGGCATTGCCATTACTTCAATACAATCCCAGCAGTCAAAATCACCGAGTGGGCAGCTTTGGCGTTGCTGACCAAAATGAAGATACACCTTATATCTATCGGATTGAAGATGTTAGTTCTTACACTGACATGACCAACATCATTTGGGCTGCTTATCGCCAAGTTTTCAGCGAACATGAAATTCTCAAATTTAACCGGCAAGGAACTTTAGAATCTCAACTTAAAAACGGTTCTTTGTCAGTTCGTGACTTTATCCGGGGTTTAGCTAAATCTGAAGCTTTCTATCGTTTAGTTGTCTCTGTTAACAACAACTACCGTTTGGTAGATATCACCCTCAAACGTTTATTGGGTCGTTGTGCTTACAATAAAAAAGAAGAAATTGCTTGGTCAATTGTCATTGGTACAAAAGGCTTTAGTGGTTTTGTTGATGCTTTAATTGACAGCGAAGAGTATAACCAAAACTTTGGTGAAAATACTGTTCCTTACCAACGTAAGCGGTTTGTAGATCGTCCCTTTAACTTGGTAACACCTCGTTATGGTTCAGACTTCCAAGAAACAGCCGGTACAGTCAAAACCGACTGGCGCTTTACCTTGGAAAACTTCTACAGTGCTAAAGCTAAAGAAAAGCGCATGGCAGAAGGAGATCCTCGCAAGTTTGCAGCTATGGCAGCTTCTGTCTCTGGTAAAGGTAACTACGCTCAAAAGTTATCTTCTTTTGACATTGATTACTTAAATGCTGTTCCTTATCGTGGTAGACGCTAG
- the msrB gene encoding peptide-methionine (R)-S-oxide reductase MsrB, whose product MNKRYFLQISTVIIGTAFFSRYINWSSETMALSNTEFTVTKTEDEWKSILTSEQFQVLRKHGTERSHTSPLDKQYEPGTYVCAGCGQALFTSDTKFNSGTGWPSFFKPIEGAIATTTDRALFMTRTEVHCSNCGGHLGHVFNDGPKPTGLRYCMNGVSLQFTPA is encoded by the coding sequence ATGAACAAACGCTATTTTTTGCAAATTAGTACCGTAATCATCGGTACAGCCTTTTTTTCCCGCTATATCAATTGGAGTTCAGAAACGATGGCACTTTCTAATACAGAGTTTACAGTGACTAAAACGGAAGATGAATGGAAGAGTATCCTCACATCAGAACAGTTTCAGGTGTTGCGGAAACATGGTACAGAACGCTCCCATACCAGTCCCCTCGATAAACAATATGAACCTGGTACTTATGTCTGCGCTGGTTGTGGACAAGCTTTATTTACTTCAGATACTAAGTTTAATAGTGGCACTGGCTGGCCGAGCTTTTTTAAACCCATTGAAGGAGCGATCGCTACTACTACAGATAGAGCATTGTTTATGACGAGAACTGAGGTTCATTGCAGTAATTGTGGTGGACACTTAGGCCATGTTTTCAATGATGGACCTAAACCAACTGGTCTCCGCTACTGTATGAATGGTGTATCTTTACAGTTTACACCTGCGTAG
- a CDS encoding HNH endonuclease yields MSNFVLVLDTNKKPLTPIHPGDARFLLNQQKAAVFRRFPFTIILKEPKSDVPTQPIELKIDPGSKTTGFALVQNNKVIWGMELQHRGLAIKESLETRKGVRRGRRFRHTRYRQARFLNRTKPQGWLAPSLSHRVLTINTWVKRLCNFAPITDIVQELARFDLQQLENPEISGFEYQQGELQGYEIREYLLNKWNRKCAYCTAENVPLQVEHIKPKAKGGTNRISNLCLACEKCNIKKGTQDIEKFLVKKPELLKQILSQAKRTLKDASAVNSTRWALFNKLKETGLPITTGSGGLTKFNRTRLGLPKTHWIDAACVGKVETLKILTTKILIVKSTGHSCRRFCRINKFGFPCTEPKKIFTHVSTGDFVKATLHKDRKNITSGNYVSRVKTPTKNGCEIVINGFRVEFSTMKDITKVHCSDGYSYL; encoded by the coding sequence ATGTCTAATTTTGTTCTAGTTCTTGATACCAACAAAAAACCACTTACTCCAATCCATCCAGGAGATGCACGTTTTTTATTAAATCAACAAAAAGCTGCTGTATTTAGAAGATTTCCATTTACCATAATTTTGAAAGAACCTAAATCTGACGTTCCCACTCAACCGATTGAATTAAAAATAGATCCAGGGAGTAAAACTACAGGTTTTGCGTTAGTTCAAAATAATAAAGTCATCTGGGGTATGGAATTACAACACAGAGGTTTAGCTATTAAAGAAAGCCTAGAAACTCGAAAAGGAGTAAGGCGAGGAAGACGTTTTAGACATACTCGTTATCGTCAAGCTAGATTTCTTAACCGCACTAAACCTCAAGGTTGGTTAGCACCTTCTTTAAGCCATAGAGTTTTAACTATTAACACGTGGGTCAAAAGATTATGTAATTTTGCTCCAATAACTGACATAGTTCAAGAGCTTGCTAGGTTTGACCTACAGCAGCTAGAAAACCCAGAGATATCAGGCTTTGAGTATCAACAGGGAGAGTTACAAGGGTATGAAATCCGTGAATATCTTTTGAATAAATGGAATAGAAAATGTGCATACTGTACTGCTGAAAATGTCCCTTTACAAGTTGAGCATATTAAACCAAAAGCCAAAGGAGGAACTAATAGAATTTCTAATTTGTGTCTAGCTTGTGAGAAATGTAATATCAAAAAAGGTACTCAAGATATTGAGAAGTTTTTAGTAAAAAAGCCTGAGTTGTTGAAGCAAATTTTATCCCAAGCCAAGCGGACACTAAAAGATGCGTCTGCTGTAAATTCAACGAGATGGGCTTTATTTAATAAGTTAAAAGAAACTGGATTACCTATAACAACAGGTTCAGGAGGTTTAACTAAGTTTAATAGAACTCGTTTAGGATTGCCTAAAACTCATTGGATTGATGCTGCTTGTGTAGGGAAAGTTGAAACTCTCAAAATACTTACAACAAAAATTTTAATAGTAAAAAGCACGGGGCATAGTTGCAGAAGATTCTGTAGGATCAATAAATTTGGTTTTCCTTGCACCGAGCCTAAAAAAATATTCACTCATGTTTCTACAGGAGATTTTGTTAAGGCTACTTTGCACAAAGATCGTAAAAACATAACTTCTGGAAACTATGTAAGTCGTGTTAAAACTCCCACAAAAAACGGATGTGAGATTGTTATCAATGGTTTTAGAGTTGAATTTTCAACAATGAAAGATATTACTAAGGTTCATTGTAGTGACGGATATAGCTACCTTTGA
- a CDS encoding class II glutamine amidotransferase — translation MCQLLGMNCNVPTDICFSFEGFSARGGKTDEHSDGWGIAFFEGKGCRIFLDAEASIASPIANFIRRYPIHSTHVIAHIRKATQGEIALENCHPFRRELWGRYWVFAHNGNLPDFNPENNGIFQPVGATDSEKAFCLILNTLRSHFPQGQPPLKELYQTLHEITKEIAAIGSFNYILSNGEHFFTHCSTKLCYIIRQAPFAAAHLIDEEMTVDFSELTTPRDCVAVIVTTPLTDNEVWTQIQPGELLIFQDGLPLTIS, via the coding sequence ATGTGCCAATTGCTAGGAATGAACTGCAACGTACCCACAGACATTTGTTTTTCTTTTGAGGGTTTCTCTGCAAGGGGAGGAAAAACAGATGAACATAGCGACGGTTGGGGAATTGCTTTTTTTGAAGGAAAAGGATGTCGAATTTTTTTAGACGCTGAAGCCTCTATAGCGTCACCAATTGCCAATTTTATCCGTCGGTATCCCATTCATTCTACTCATGTTATAGCTCATATCCGCAAAGCTACCCAAGGAGAAATAGCCTTAGAAAACTGTCATCCTTTCCGTCGGGAACTTTGGGGAAGATATTGGGTATTTGCCCATAATGGCAATTTACCAGATTTTAACCCCGAAAATAATGGTATTTTTCAACCTGTGGGTGCTACGGACAGCGAAAAAGCATTTTGCTTAATTCTTAATACTTTGCGATCGCATTTCCCCCAAGGACAACCTCCTCTCAAGGAACTTTACCAAACATTACATGAAATTACCAAAGAAATAGCAGCCATTGGATCTTTTAACTACATCTTATCAAATGGTGAGCATTTTTTTACCCATTGCTCAACTAAACTTTGTTACATTATCAGACAAGCACCTTTTGCTGCGGCTCATTTAATTGATGAAGAGATGACTGTAGATTTCAGTGAATTAACGACACCAAGAGATTGCGTTGCTGTTATTGTGACTACACCCCTAACTGATAACGAAGTTTGGACACAAATCCAACCAGGAGAATTATTAATATTTCAGGATGGTTTACCCTTGACAATTTCCTAA
- a CDS encoding sulfate ABC transporter substrate-binding protein codes for MTDISSNTAKFSPTTKPLFPALFLATGLSLSTIMPVFAGTAQKTQVLSQSGKKVEITLVTYAVTKAAYAKIIPQFVAKWKKEKGQDVGIRESYGGSGSQTRAVIDGLPADVVALALAGDIKKIEQAGLIQPGWEKESPNNSIVTRSVVAIETRAGNPKKIKNWADLTKPGIQIVTANPKTSGGAKWNFLALWGAIVKNGGNDTQALKFVTDVFKNVVVLPKDAREASDAFYKKGQGDALLNYENEVILAAQQGKTDTSYIVPPVNISIDAPVAVVDKNVDKHGNREVSEAFVKFLFTPEAQREFAKVGFRPVDPTVNKEVKNKFPYIARLYTITDLGGWSAVQKKFFADGTIFDKIQRGRR; via the coding sequence ATGACAGATATTTCTTCAAACACTGCGAAATTTTCTCCAACAACAAAGCCATTATTTCCTGCGCTGTTCTTAGCAACAGGTTTAAGTCTAAGCACTATCATGCCAGTATTTGCAGGTACAGCCCAGAAAACACAAGTATTGAGTCAAAGTGGTAAGAAAGTTGAAATTACTTTAGTTACTTATGCTGTTACCAAAGCTGCTTACGCAAAAATTATTCCCCAGTTTGTAGCGAAATGGAAAAAGGAAAAAGGTCAAGATGTGGGAATTCGTGAAAGCTACGGTGGTTCTGGATCTCAAACCCGTGCTGTTATTGATGGTTTACCCGCAGATGTGGTAGCTTTAGCATTAGCGGGAGACATTAAAAAAATTGAGCAAGCAGGTTTAATTCAACCAGGTTGGGAAAAGGAAAGTCCCAATAACTCAATTGTTACCCGTTCAGTAGTTGCTATTGAAACTCGCGCTGGTAATCCGAAAAAGATTAAAAATTGGGCTGATTTAACTAAACCTGGTATTCAAATTGTTACTGCAAATCCTAAAACATCCGGTGGTGCTAAGTGGAATTTCTTAGCTTTGTGGGGTGCTATAGTTAAGAATGGTGGCAATGATACCCAGGCTTTGAAATTTGTGACTGATGTGTTTAAAAATGTAGTTGTATTACCCAAAGATGCCCGGGAAGCCAGTGACGCTTTTTACAAAAAAGGACAGGGTGACGCATTACTAAACTATGAAAACGAAGTCATTTTAGCTGCACAGCAAGGTAAAACAGATACTTCTTACATAGTTCCTCCAGTGAATATTTCTATAGATGCACCTGTGGCTGTTGTAGATAAAAATGTTGATAAGCATGGAAATCGTGAGGTTTCTGAAGCTTTTGTCAAGTTCCTGTTTACTCCAGAAGCACAACGTGAGTTTGCTAAAGTTGGTTTTCGTCCGGTTGATCCAACTGTAAACAAAGAAGTTAAGAATAAATTCCCTTATATTGCCCGACTCTACACTATAACTGATCTTGGTGGTTGGAGTGCTGTACAGAAGAAGTTCTTTGCTGATGGTACTATTTTTGACAAAATTCAACGTGGACGACGTTAA
- a CDS encoding sulfate ABC transporter substrate-binding protein, with the protein MNLWRLSWKELQLRFSINSLKGFVSLFLVGAVLSVSLAACTGTNNSNPPITTADTGKKGTVELTLVSFAVTKAAHAAIIPKFVEKWQKEHNQTVVFKQSYGGSGSQTRAVVDGLEADVVHLALALDTQKIEKAGLIQPGWEKKFPNNGIVSKSVAALVTREGNPKGIKNWADLAKNDIKLITADPKTSGVARWNFLALWNSVIKTGGDEAKATEFLTKVYKNVPVLTKDAREATDAFFKQGQGDALINYENEIVLAKDKGEKTNYILPDVNISIDNPIAVVDKNVDKHGNREVAEAFVKYLFTPEAQQEFAKVGFRPVDETVAKSKEFADKYPKIKTLGTVQELGGWDAVQKKFFAEGAIFDQIQAKNRK; encoded by the coding sequence ATGAATTTGTGGCGACTATCATGGAAAGAATTGCAACTTAGGTTTAGTATAAATTCGCTTAAAGGCTTTGTATCACTTTTTTTAGTTGGAGCGGTATTGAGTGTATCTCTTGCTGCTTGTACTGGGACAAACAATAGTAATCCCCCTATTACAACTGCTGATACTGGTAAAAAAGGGACTGTAGAATTAACTCTTGTATCATTTGCTGTGACTAAGGCGGCTCACGCCGCGATTATTCCCAAATTTGTAGAAAAATGGCAAAAGGAACATAACCAAACTGTCGTATTCAAACAAAGCTATGGCGGTTCTGGTTCGCAGACCCGCGCTGTAGTTGATGGTTTGGAAGCCGATGTTGTTCACCTAGCACTGGCTTTGGATACGCAAAAAATTGAAAAAGCGGGATTAATTCAGCCAGGGTGGGAGAAAAAATTTCCTAATAATGGCATTGTATCTAAATCTGTCGCAGCTTTAGTAACTCGTGAAGGCAACCCCAAAGGGATTAAGAATTGGGCTGATTTAGCAAAAAATGATATTAAACTAATTACCGCAGATCCCAAAACTTCTGGGGTAGCGCGTTGGAACTTTCTCGCACTTTGGAATTCAGTCATTAAAACTGGTGGAGATGAAGCAAAAGCCACGGAATTTTTGACTAAGGTTTATAAAAATGTCCCTGTCTTAACAAAAGATGCTCGTGAAGCTACAGACGCATTTTTTAAACAAGGTCAAGGTGATGCTTTGATAAATTATGAAAATGAAATTGTTTTGGCAAAAGACAAAGGTGAAAAAACAAATTACATTCTTCCTGATGTAAATATCTCCATTGATAATCCTATAGCTGTTGTTGATAAGAATGTTGATAAACATGGTAATCGTGAAGTAGCGGAAGCTTTTGTGAAATATTTGTTTACTCCTGAAGCACAACAGGAATTTGCTAAAGTCGGATTTCGCCCTGTAGATGAAACAGTAGCTAAGAGTAAAGAATTTGCTGACAAATATCCCAAAATAAAAACTTTAGGTACAGTTCAAGAATTAGGCGGTTGGGATGCAGTTCAGAAAAAATTCTTTGCTGAAGGGGCAATCTTTGACCAAATTCAAGCTAAGAATAGAAAGTAA
- the cysT gene encoding sulfate ABC transporter permease subunit CysT has translation MGGSSVVKTDLKPPIWKVVLDSLIRLPWTWRITLGYLTFMLFIPITAMFLKASTESPEKFWEIATNDLALATYNVTFVTALFAALLNGVFGTLIAWVLVRYDFPLKRIIDATVDLPFALPTSVAGLTLATVYSENGWLGSLLAPMGIKVSFTRLGVGVAMIFISLPFVVRTVQPVLQEMESEIEEAAWSLGASEWQTFWKVILPPLFPTILTGVALGFSRAVGEYGSTVIISSNTPYKDLIAPVLIFQKLEQYDYAGATVIGVVLLGISLVMLLAINFLQAWARRYDNR, from the coding sequence ATGGGCGGATCTTCTGTTGTAAAAACTGACCTTAAACCTCCGATTTGGAAGGTGGTTCTAGATAGTTTAATTCGTCTTCCTTGGACTTGGCGAATTACTTTAGGATATCTAACTTTTATGTTATTTATTCCTATTACTGCCATGTTTCTCAAGGCTAGTACGGAATCTCCAGAAAAGTTTTGGGAAATTGCAACTAATGATTTAGCATTGGCGACTTATAATGTTACCTTTGTGACTGCATTGTTTGCGGCTTTGCTGAATGGTGTGTTTGGAACTTTGATTGCTTGGGTATTGGTGCGTTACGATTTTCCTTTAAAACGGATTATTGATGCGACAGTAGATTTACCCTTTGCTTTGCCAACTTCGGTAGCAGGTTTAACACTAGCAACAGTTTACAGTGAGAATGGTTGGTTGGGTTCACTATTAGCACCAATGGGAATTAAGGTATCATTTACTCGCTTGGGAGTTGGGGTAGCAATGATATTTATATCTTTACCTTTTGTGGTGAGAACTGTACAACCGGTATTGCAAGAAATGGAATCGGAAATTGAAGAAGCTGCTTGGAGTTTAGGCGCTTCTGAATGGCAAACTTTCTGGAAAGTAATTTTACCGCCTTTATTTCCGACAATTTTAACTGGTGTGGCTTTGGGTTTTTCCCGCGCTGTGGGAGAGTATGGTTCAACAGTAATTATTTCTTCTAATACACCCTATAAAGATCTAATTGCACCTGTGTTAATTTTCCAAAAATTGGAACAATATGACTATGCTGGTGCAACTGTCATTGGTGTAGTTTTATTAGGAATTTCTTTGGTGATGTTATTAGCAATTAATTTCTTACAAGCTTGGGCAAGAAGATATGACAATAGATAA
- the cysW gene encoding sulfate ABC transporter permease subunit CysW: MTIDKVKNPRKQSWVPAVLIGIAVAYLFLVQYIPAINVFFEAFKKGSGPFLSNLTKPEFLHAAWLTLLLAAISIPVNAVFGLCAAWAIARHKFPGRAIVLSIIDLPFSISPVVAGLMIVLLYGRNGWFGPWLQAHDIQIVFAFPGMVLATAFVSMPFVAREVIPVLEEFGKDQEEAARTLGANDWQTFWRVTLPSIRWGLLYGLILTNARAMGEFGAVSVVSGNIANTTQTLPLFVEDAYKQYETEAAFSAAVLLAFLAVITLIVKEIVERKTQIKEVE, encoded by the coding sequence ATGACAATAGATAAAGTTAAAAATCCAAGAAAACAAAGTTGGGTTCCAGCAGTATTAATTGGGATTGCAGTTGCTTATTTATTTCTGGTGCAATATATTCCCGCTATTAATGTTTTTTTTGAAGCTTTCAAAAAGGGATCTGGACCATTTTTGTCTAATCTGACAAAACCGGAATTTCTCCATGCAGCTTGGTTAACTCTATTACTGGCTGCGATTTCTATTCCTGTGAATGCCGTTTTTGGTTTATGTGCAGCTTGGGCGATCGCTCGACATAAATTCCCTGGACGCGCTATAGTTCTCAGTATCATTGATTTGCCCTTTTCCATCTCCCCAGTCGTTGCTGGGTTAATGATAGTCCTATTGTACGGGAGAAATGGCTGGTTTGGGCCTTGGTTACAGGCACATGATATTCAGATTGTCTTTGCTTTTCCAGGAATGGTACTAGCTACCGCTTTTGTGAGTATGCCTTTTGTTGCCAGAGAAGTAATTCCTGTCTTAGAAGAATTTGGTAAAGACCAAGAAGAAGCTGCTAGAACATTAGGTGCAAACGATTGGCAAACTTTTTGGCGGGTAACTTTACCGAGTATTCGCTGGGGTTTACTCTACGGTTTAATCTTAACAAATGCCAGAGCCATGGGTGAATTTGGTGCAGTTTCTGTAGTATCTGGTAACATAGCCAATACAACCCAAACTTTACCTTTATTCGTCGAAGATGCTTACAAACAATATGAAACTGAAGCTGCTTTTTCTGCCGCTGTGTTGTTAGCATTCCTAGCAGTAATCACCTTAATAGTCAAGGAAATTGTGGAACGAAAAACCCAAATTAAGGAAGTTGAATAA
- a CDS encoding NIL domain-containing protein, translated as MSSENTLTNKRIRVRISQDHHQEPVISRLVSEYGLIVNIKAAILGHDAVGDGWFDLDLQGTEAQIQNGLTYLQELKLQVWDENSSSDW; from the coding sequence ATGAGTAGTGAAAATACCCTGACAAATAAGAGAATCCGCGTCAGAATTTCCCAAGATCATCATCAAGAACCTGTAATTTCTCGCCTAGTTTCAGAATATGGCTTGATTGTAAATATCAAAGCTGCAATTCTCGGACATGATGCTGTAGGTGATGGTTGGTTTGATTTAGATTTACAAGGAACAGAAGCACAAATTCAAAATGGATTAACCTATTTACAAGAATTGAAATTGCAAGTCTGGGATGAGAATAGTAGCAGTGATTGGTGA
- a CDS encoding Uma2 family endonuclease translates to MVLQISSPQAKPTITWETLPANFILPEEPVENIQQPSLAAALTDALGAAGYIQPEMLIGSNLGLVATVNKKIVVKAPDWFYVPQVHLVAEGVIRRSYTPNTDGATVAIVMEFLSDGDGGELSIRSTPPYGKLHFYEQVLQVPTYVTYDPYEGNLEVRYLQNRKYVLYSADAQGRVWIPELELYLGIWSGERLAQTMNWLRWWDKSGDLLLWSSEQAEQEHQRAEQENQRAERLAAKLRELGIDPDLSA, encoded by the coding sequence ATGGTTCTCCAAATCTCATCTCCTCAAGCTAAACCTACGATTACCTGGGAAACCCTACCAGCTAACTTTATATTACCCGAAGAGCCTGTGGAAAATATTCAACAACCTTCTCTGGCCGCAGCCCTCACAGATGCCTTGGGAGCAGCAGGATACATCCAGCCAGAAATGCTAATTGGCTCTAATTTGGGTTTAGTAGCTACAGTTAATAAAAAGATTGTTGTTAAAGCTCCAGACTGGTTTTATGTACCTCAAGTGCATCTTGTCGCAGAGGGGGTAATTCGTCGTAGTTATACCCCGAATACGGATGGTGCTACGGTGGCAATTGTGATGGAGTTTCTTTCAGACGGAGACGGAGGAGAACTATCCATCAGATCAACTCCTCCCTATGGTAAACTGCACTTTTACGAACAGGTTCTACAAGTTCCTACTTATGTCACCTATGACCCCTATGAAGGTAATCTGGAAGTGCGTTATTTGCAAAATCGCAAATATGTTTTATACTCAGCAGATGCACAGGGACGTGTATGGATTCCAGAACTAGAATTATATCTGGGGATTTGGTCGGGGGAAAGATTGGCACAAACCATGAACTGGCTACGTTGGTGGGATAAGTCAGGCGATTTGTTGCTGTGGAGTTCAGAACAAGCAGAACAAGAACACCAAAGAGCAGAACAAGAAAACCAAAGAGCAGAACGATTAGCGGCTAAGTTGCGCGAATTGGGAATTGATCCAGATTTATCAGCGTAA
- a CDS encoding type II toxin-antitoxin system HicB family antitoxin, producing the protein MVNYTHYTYKVTWSEEDQEFVGLCAEFPSMSYLDKDQNAILKGITDLIKDVVTDMESNGEIVPEPLAEKTYSGKFQVRITPESHRKLAIEAAEEKVSLNRYVSYKLA; encoded by the coding sequence ATGGTTAACTACACCCATTATACATATAAAGTTACTTGGTCAGAAGAAGATCAAGAATTTGTAGGATTGTGCGCTGAATTTCCTAGTATGTCTTATCTTGATAAAGACCAAAATGCCATACTCAAAGGTATTACAGATTTAATAAAAGATGTAGTAACCGATATGGAATCTAATGGAGAGATAGTTCCAGAACCTCTTGCAGAAAAAACTTATAGTGGTAAATTCCAAGTTCGTATTACCCCAGAGTCACATCGTAAGTTAGCTATAGAAGCCGCAGAGGAAAAAGTTAGCTTAAATCGCTATGTGAGTTATAAACTTGCATAA